A single region of the Salvia miltiorrhiza cultivar Shanhuang (shh) chromosome 8, IMPLAD_Smil_shh, whole genome shotgun sequence genome encodes:
- the LOC130998545 gene encoding uncharacterized protein LOC130998545, translating to MAKTKGGAGSGSNQPPKKKGAKLPPPKRTTRRTASEETSTKITEDPLLEIQPEDKGHAEVLQQEEREVARAAAESTQPEEGEPELTPPVKKSKKAQASKATPARPTVAPPPIQAQPQPQFPETSMQEGKTASEEMEAEEEKGEEEKVDEEEDDEAEEGEGVQEREVEIPTPQSKRPGVKRKLDVAKPPLPVKAKPAPAGSKTRTKAEQSKKPRKPTAAEKGKAKEMEEPMEVDPERTETVESSNSEDVVAPTKPGDEHNHLKT from the coding sequence ATGGCCAAAACCAAAGGAGGAGCAGGCTCCGGAAGCAACCAACCGCCGAAGAAGAAAGGCGCCAAACTCCCACCTCCAAAGCGTACCACAAGGCGGACCGCTTCGGAGGAGACCTCCACTAAAATCACCGAAGACCCTTTGCTAGAGATCCAGCCCGAGGACAAAGGGCATGCCGAAGTCCTCCAACAAGAGGAACGAGAAGTAGCAAGAGCAGCCGCCGAGTCGACGCAACCGGAAGAGGgggagcccgagctcacccctCCTGTGAAGAAATCAAAGAAGGCTCAGGCGAGCAAAGCAACTCCGGCGCGACCCACTGTCGCACCACCACCTATTCAAGCTCAACCGCAACCACAATTTCCAGAAACCTCCATGCAGGAGGGGAAAACAGCTTCCGAGGAAATGGaagcggaggaggagaagggcgaagaagagaaggtggacGAGGAAGAGGATGATGAAGCAGAGGAAGGTGAGGGCGTTCAGGAGAGGGAAGTAGAAATCCCGacaccccagagcaagagaccCGGAGTAAAAAGAAAGCTAGACGTTGCCAAACCCCCACTACCAGTTAAGGCCAAACCGGCACCGGCAGGCAGTAAGACCCGAACAAAAGCTGAGCAGAGTAAGAAACCAAGGAAACCCACTGCAGCCGAAAAAGGGAAGGCCAAGGAGATGGAGGAGCCGATGGAAGTAGACCCAGAGAGAACCGAGACGGTTGAAAGCTCCAACTCGGAGGATGTGGTCGCCCCTACTAAGCCGGGTGACGAGCACAATCACCTCAAAACCTAA